One genomic region from Cryptococcus gattii WM276 chromosome C, complete sequence encodes:
- a CDS encoding Multidrug resistance protein fnx1, putative (Similar to TIGR gene model, INSD accession AAW42551.1): MSGERTPLLKEHAAEGPEHLSAARKRFIVATALLTGFLSTLDLTIVATCIATISSELKSSDQEAWIGTAYLWSNVTFTPLYGRLSDLLGRRTAYLQAIILFTVGTFFCGCATSFPMLVIARFVAGMGGGGMGTVSSVLMADIFSPAERGFYQGLSFAIFGAGTGLGGPIGGMLTQAFGWRAAFYAQVPVAVISIICALISVPSFKHEAFDLKHLKQIDFGGSFSLLISIGALLQLLSRTGGSESIVHDPFSIAMAVIFPVFFLIFIFVELKVASKPVLPLSLLTRRTPLCVGIIAGVIAIVNFNMIYHLPMVFEIVFQQPVSVAGAHLLPNSVAMTISAPIMGYIVKRTSRYKWLTVLNCAGPVVAMALLTNLKVGSSWANQWLSVVPMGAGFSGLLTLTLKHEIATSTGFVFVWRSLGQVFGVGLSSAVFQGTLSEQLNSRFGSPEVIDKLRHASQAIKTLPEEWQKVAARQAYGISLKYTFLFGLLGALGVFTASLFIPNDTIHNPSAPVQVAPIPDEEFDEEA; this comes from the exons ATGTCAGGTGAAAGAACGCCTTTGCTCAAGGAGCATGCGGCTGAGGGTCCCGAGCATCTTAGCGCTGCCCGCAAACGATTCATCGTCGCAACCGCTCTATTGACCGGTTTTCTGTCAACCTTAGATCTTACGA TCGTTGCAACCTGCATCGCTACAATCTCATCAGAGCTTAAATCATCAGATCAAGAAGCGTGGATCG GGACCGCCTACCTGTGGAGCAATGTCACATTCACCCCCCTCTACGGTCGTCTGAGTGACCTCTTGGGCCGTCGAACGGCGTACTTGCAGgccatcatcctcttcacGGTCGGCACCTTCTTTTGCGGATGTGCGACGTCTTTCCCCATGTTAGTCATTGCCCGTTTCGTGGCTGGCATGGGCGGTGGTGGAATGGGAACCGTGTCCAGCGTGTTGATGGCAGACATTTTCTCACCTGCTGAGAGAGGCTTTTATCAAGGATTGTCCTTTGCCATTTTTGGCGCAGGTACAGGATTGGGAGGGCCTATTGGTGGGATGTTGACCCAGGCATTTGGATGGCGAGCTGCATTTTATG CTCAGGTGCCAGTCGCGGTCATATCCATTATCTGCGCCTTAATTTCTGTACCTTCCTTCAAGCATGAAGCTTTCGATTTAAAGCACCTCAAGCAAATTGATTTCGGCGGTTCCTTCTCACTTCTTATCTCT ATCGgtgctcttcttcaactctTATCACGTACTGGAGGCTCAGAATCTATCGTTCACGATCCCTTCAGTATCGCAATGGCGGTCATCTTCCcagtcttcttcctcatctttATCTTTGTCGAGCTCAAGGTGGCCAGCAAACCTGTACTtcccctctctctcttgACCCGCAGGACTCCTTTATGTGTGGGTATTATCGCTGGTGTTATTGCCATCGTTAATTTCAACATGATCTACCATCTCCC TATGGTCTTTGAAATTGTCTTCCAACAACCAGTATCCGTCGCTGGCGCACATCTCTTACCCAACTCGGTCGCCATGACCATTTCTGCACCTATCATGGGCTACATCGTCAAGCGAACTAGTCGATACAAGTGGCTGACTGTCTTGAACTGTGCTGGACCAGTAGTTGCTATGGCCTTATTGACGAATCTGAAAGTAGGGTCCTCTTGGGCCAACCAGTGGCTCAGCGTTGTGCCAATGGGTGCGGGATTTAGTGGTTTGTTGACTCTAACTTTAA AACATGAAATTGCGACTTCAACGGGCTTCGTCTTTGTCTGGCGTTCTCTTGGCCAAGTTTTCGGTGTCGGTCTCTCTAGCGCCGTCTTTCAAGGGACGCTTTCTGAGCAGCTTAATAGCAGGTTCGGCTCGCCCGAG GTTATCGATAAACTCCGCCACGCTTCTCAGGCTATCAAGACGCTCCCAGAAGAATGGCAGAAAGTTGCGGCTCGTCAGGCGTACGGCATCTCTCTCAAGTATACTTTTCTCTTTGGTCTCTTGGGTGCTCTAGGAGTGTTCACTGCCTCTCTTTTC ATCCCTAACGACACTATCCATAATCCATCAGCACCTGTGCAAGTTGCTCCTATCCCTGATGAAGAgtttgatgaagaagcaTGA
- a CDS encoding Arylsulfatase precursor, putative (Similar to TIGR gene model, INSD accession AAW42619.1) has translation MIGPKALLLAGASSLLLSVDALAINKKPNIIVILTDDQDVSTLARREYLPHIHEHLVDEGVLYDNFFAPVSVCCPSRVSLLRAQYAHNHNVTFVSAPWGGWDVFNKLGYVGHTLPDFVQAAGYNTYYTGKLMNDHTDANCESLPVSGFNSSDILVDPYTYDYWNPGFSRDNGPVKVHAGEYSTDLVHEKAVNYLEDALQEDRPFYLTVAPIACHSWIDHRRMVDVHQFVADVPASHPRHARLFPVEQIERTENWNPDEPSGVSWVKELPKLNSTQEAYLDEFFRGRLRALQAVDEMVEDIVDRLEKAGELDNTYIFYTADNGYALGSHRRQPGKTLGFEEDIHVPLIARGPGIKKGFRDSLSSYGMVDLARTVLDIAGANPDYTDDGRKINLHQHGEENLEQQIARHAISEYWVLGVDEGVYGGQVRVNNTYRTLRIHDEHDGKSHSLSYSVWCTGERELYDLEKDPKQINNLLSPLNELGAFAPFNSTASKSEPVLSHHLQHLINRLDAVLLVLKRCTGEVCHNPYRELFPSSQATGGEIFKFSQTLESRFDSFFKDLPKVQFDKCALGFQEELEKPDWKKEWAYGSDALVESIGGGIVFQGL, from the exons ATGATAGGACCCAAAGCGCTCCTTCTTGCGGGTGCAAGCTCGCTCCTCCTCTCTGTGGACGCTCTTGCTATCAACAAGAAGCCCAACATCATCGTAATCC TTACGGACGATCAAGACGTCAGTACCCTTGCAAGACGTGAATACCTTCCTCACATCCACGAGCATCTCGTCGACGAGGGTGTCCTCTACGATAATTTCTTCGCGCCCGTATCCGTGTGCTGTCCCAGTCGAGTGTCTTTGCTCCGAGCTCAGTACGCTCATAACCACAACGTCACTTTTGTCAGTGCTCCTTGGGGCGGCTGGGATGTCTTCAACAAGCTTGGCTATGTTGGGCATACCTTGCCTGACTTTGTCCAAGCCGCTGGGTACAACACTTACTACACCGGAAAGCTCAT GAACGACCACACCGACGCCAATTGCGAGTCCTTGCCAGTTTCTGGGTTCAACTCTTCCGACATTCTTGTCG ACCCTTACACCTATGACTATTGGAACCCCGGTTTCTCTCGAGACA ACGGTCCTGTCAAGGTCCATGCCGGCGAATACTCTACGGATCTCGTCCACGAAAAGGCAGTCAACTATCTTGAAGATGCTCTCCAGGAAGACCGACCTTTCTACCTTACCGTTGCTCCCATCGCTTGTCACTCCT GGATCGACCATAGGCGCATGGTTGACGTGCATCAATTTGTTGCCGACGTTCCCGCCAGTCACCCCCGACATGCCAGGCTTTTCCCTGTCGAGCAGATCGAAAGAACTGAAAACTGGAACCCTGATGAGCCCTCCGGCGTTTCCTGGGTGAAGGAGCTTCCCAAGCTT AACTCTACTCAGGAGGCTTACCTTGATGAGTTCTTCCGTGGAAGACTTAGGGCATTGCAAGCTGTTGACGAGATGGTGGAGGACATCGTTGACAGGCTCGAAAAGGCCGGCGAGCTTGATAATACGTATATCTTCTACACCG CGGACAACGGTTATGCTCTTGGCTCCCACCGTCGTCAA CCCGGTAAGACCCTGGGTTTCGAAGAAGACATCCATGTCCCCCTTATCGCCCGGGGTCCTGGTATCAAAAAGGGTTTCCGCGACAGTCTCTCATCGTACGGCATGGTGGACCTTGCTCGTACCGTCCTCGATATTGCCGGCGCCAACCCAGACTACACCGACGACGGACGAAAGATCAACCTCCATCAACATGGGGAGGAGAATCTTGAGCAACAGATTGCTAGACATGCTATCAGCGAGTACTGGGTTTTGGGTGTGGATGAGGGCGTCTATGGCGGGCAAGTTCGAGTGAACAACA CATACCGAACTCTCCGTATCCATGATGAGCACGACGGTAAATCTCATTCTCTCTCGTACTCTGTCTGGTGTACCGGCGAGCGAGAACTCTACGACCTCGAGAAAGACCCCAAGCAGATCAACAACCTCCTTTCCCCTCTTAATGAACTTGGCGCTTTCGCTCCTTTCAACTCTACCGCTTCCAAGAGCGAACCTGTCCTCTCCCACCACCTCCAACATCTCATCAACCGGCTGGACGCCGTCCTGCTCGTTCTCAAACGATGCACTGGCGAAGTATGTCATAACCCTTATCGAGAActctttccttcatctcAAGCTACCGGCGGGGAAATCTTCAAGTTCTCTCAGACCCTTGAAAGCCGATTCGATAGCTTCTTTAAGGACTTGCCCAAGGTTCAGTTTGATAAGTGTGCTTTGGGATTCCAGGAGGAATTGGAGAAGCCTgattggaagaaggaatggGCGTATGGTTCGGATGCGCTTGTTGAGTCTATTGGTGGGGGGATTGTTTTCCAGGGTCTTTGA
- a CDS encoding Transporter, putative (Similar to TIGR gene model, INSD accession AAW42552.1), with protein sequence MSAGVPIVVDTHAVTNPRPVDQPGSLVKDDIEDKGELSYPDINESVETLDAKWYEPPDSYESKHRWDPGAKWTPQEETRLRRKLDIRVAAFACLCFAALQLDRGNISNALSDGMLADIGLTTAGYNTGMTIFYCCFLFAELPSQMKLMSKLVSKKLGSDVWIPIQMMTWSIVAICQVALNGKSSFYATRALLGLLEGSSIYRKLDFDAIQFGIVHYLQMKTRSATDSYYYTAAELTIRLAWFWVSLTTTTIIGSLLAAGILQMRGLHGLAGWRWLFAIEGAVTFLIGFWAWWYLPASPTETKKWWRPKGWFTEREEVIIVNKVLRDDPTKSSMHNREGLSPTDFWRSISDFDMWPLYIIGLTVFIVPATVQAYFTLTLKALDFSTFQTNLLTIPSNVLFIFMNLGVSFLSKRLNERLIITTVQPIWHLIFLIVIIALPDDVNRWAKWAVTSLLMAYPYCHPILVSMNSMNAGSVRTRTVASSVYNMFVQAASLIASNIYQPADAPYYHKGNRVLIAITVIALVMCWSAKAWYIWRNKQRAKIWDSWTITQKEEYLATTKDRGNKRLDFRFLH encoded by the exons ATGTCAGCCGGCGTACCGATTGTAGTAGACACTCACGCTGTCACTAATCCTCGACCTGTCGACCAGCCAGGTTCTCTTGTCAAAGATGACATTGAAGACAAGGGCGAACTATCTTATCCAGACATCAACGAGTCTGTCGAGACTCTCGACGCCAAGTGGTATGAGCCTCCAGACTCCTACGAGTCTAAGCATCGATGGGATCCAGGAGCCAAATGGACACCACAGGAGGAGACCAGATTGCGGAGGAAGCTGG ATATTCGTGTAGCTGCTTTTGCTTGCCTTTGCTTCGCAGCTCTTCAGTTGGATCGTGGGAAT ATTTCCAATGCTCTTTCGGACGGAATGCTGGCGGACATCGGTCTCACAACTGCAGGAT ATAATACCGGGATGACCATCTTCTATTGTTGCTTCTTGTTCGCCGAACTTCCATCACAGATGA AGCTAATGTCTAAGCTAGTATCAAAGAAGCTCGGTAGCGATGTTTGGATTCCCATCCAAATGATGACTTGGTCTATTGTCGCTATTTGCCAGGTGGCTCTCAATGGAAAATCTTCCTTCTATGCTACCAGAGCTCTCCTTGGTTTGCTCGAAGG GTCCTCTATTTATCGTAAGTTAGATTTCGACGCCATTCAATTCGGTATCGTTCACTACTTACAAATGAAAACTCGGTCTGCTACCGACAGCTACTATTACA CTGCCGCTGAACTCACCATTCGACTTGCTTGGTTCTGGGTTTCATTGACTACTACTACCATTATTGGCTCTCTCTTGGCTGCTGGTATTCTTCAGATGCGAGGCCTTCACGGACTTGCTGGGTGGAGGTGGCTTTTCGCCATCGAAGGTGCCGTTACCTTCCTTATCGGCTTTTGGGCTTGGTGGTACTTACCCGCTTCTCCTACTGAGACCAAAAAGTGGTGGAGGCCTAAGGGATGGTTCACTGAACGAGAGGAGGTCATCATTGTCAATAAGGTCCTCCGAGACGACCCCACTAAGTCTTCTA TGCATAACCGTGAAGGCTTATCCCCTACAGACTTTTGGCGCTCTATTTCAGACTTTGACATGTGGCCTCTCTATATT ATCGGTTTGACTGTCTTTATTGTCCCTGCCACCGTCCAAGCATACTTCACTCTTACGCTCAAGGCCTT GGACTTCTCCACCTTCCAGACCAACTTGCTCACTATCCCTAGCAACGTCCTGTTTATCTTTATGAACCTTGGTGTTTCCTTTTTATCCAAGAGACTTAACGAGCGCCTTATCATCACAACTGTCCAGCCTATCTGGCATCTGATCTTCCTAATCGTCATTATCGCTCTACCTGACGATGTTAACCGGTGGGCGAAATGGGCGGTTACCAGTCTGCTTATGGCTTACCCT TACTGCCACCCTATCTTGGTTTCCATGAACAGTATG AATGCCGGGTCCGTCCGAACACGTACTGTTGCCAGTTCTGTGTACAACATGTTTGTCCAGGCCGCATCACTTATTGCTTCTAACATCTATCAGCCTG CCGATGCACCCTACTACCACAAGGGCAACCGTGTCCTGATCGCTATCACTGTCATCGCTCTTGTCATGTGCTGGTCTGCCAAGGCTTGGTACATCTGGCGCAACAAGCAGCGTGCCAAGATCTGGGACTCTTGGACAATCACTCAGAAGGAAGAGTATCTAGCGACCACTAAGGACAGGGGTAACAAGAG GCTCGACTTCCGTTTCTTGCACTaa